AGTAACTcgaacccccccccacccccacagtaCCTTTATGTGccaggataaaaaaagaaatggGGATAAATTACATTGTAAGTAACCTAGATATAACAAGGTACATTTACTTTGATGTGCTCTTGTCCAGGAGAAGCATTATGCATGAAGAGAAACAAACATACTGCAGAGAAAGATTCAAACCATGTGCATTTAATTTCCTTTGAGATATTTTTCTTCTGTTCTCTTTTTGACTTGAGGCTGGATATTGTTCATACTTTGTGGGGGTCAACAATCACGCCAACTCTGTTCCACGATGGCAGACACCCGCTTCTCGTACTCCCGCTTGTTCTCCTGATATAGCTGAGCAGCCTGGCTGTTGGCTGGGCTGTTGGGATTCGGCTCATCCAGTAAAGACTAAGACGATGAATAGTAGACACTTCAGTAGCAATAGTATTCTGGCACCCTTGACTAGATTTTTTAAATTCAAATTGTTTCAAAACACCGttatttgagagaaaaaaatgtaaGCACAGAAGGAGCTTTATACAATTCAATTATTTAATGAAGATTCATGGTTAATGCTGTGTATACCTGTATTGAAGTTAGAATTGAAGAAACATCATAAGTTGGACTCCAGCGGTTCTGAAGAATGTCCAAGCATATACTACCATCTGCGTAGACTGTACAACACAGAACATACATTTACTCCATAACAAAGACTGGTGGATTGTCTTGTTGACAAAGATTCAGCTGTTCTACTATAAAATGATCCTGTAAGCAATAAGCATGTttctaaaataaattaaaataaaaaacgtaCCGTTTGGATGAAACATTTTGGAGACAAAACGCACAGTTGGAGGCTTATTAGGGTATTCCTCTGTGAATTCTATTGTGAGTTTGAAAGTTCCTGAAAATAAAGGACATGAGAATATTAATTATCAAGTGGCCACTAAAACAATCACACAATGGTAACCGGTTAGCTTGACAATCACCACAAAtggatctgggaccaggccaaaACAGAATGGCTTAGAACAAATGCAAAGTTGTCTTGCTGCAAAATGTTTTGAGCAACCAAATAGCATATTGTAATTCGCCACTAAATTGTTTCCGTTTCAATAAAATAACATATACACATCCTAAAGCACAAATGTACATAAATGCAACTCAATGAGGGACATTTGCTAGAATGGAGGATTACTGGTGGGTCTGATATGCATATTCATTGACAGATGATGTCAAACAGATACAATCCCCTGGTTTTGACCAACAGTTAACCCATATTTCACAGGATTCATTCACTTTCTGGCAGGCAGTAATCTCATCTCAGCGATTTAACAGGTCAGCTGGATTATTGTAGTAGTTCTGATAAGACACCACCTGGTCTACAATGTCAAATCAAAAAGgtttattggttgtgtacacagtttagcagtTGTTATAGTGGGTACAGCAAAATGCTTacgttactagctcctaacaatgcagtacaatgtcaaacaagtacacaaataattaaaacaaatatttagaaagaatccaatcaaattttatttgtcacatacacaaggttagcagatgttcatgggagtgcagcaaaatgcttgcgcttctagttccgacagtgcagtaatatctaacaattccacaacaactacctaatacacacaaatctaaagtggtgaatgagaatatgtacatgtaagtatatggatgaaccatggccgagcggcataagcaaggtgcaatagatggtcaaaaaaaaaatactgtatgtatatatgtaaacattattaaagtgacattatttagactgcattgtataaagtgactactgtttgggtctcaatgtaggcagcagcctctgagttagtgattgccgtttagcagtctgatggccttgagacagaagctgttcttcaggctcttggtcccagctttgatgcacctgtactgacctcgccttctggatggtagcagtgtgaacaggcatTGGCTCGGGTGGTGGATGtctttgatctttttggccttcctgtgacatcgggtgctatatGTGTCATGGAAggcaggtaatttgcccccggtgctgcattgtgcagaccacaccaccctctggaaagccttgcggttgagggtggtgcagtacCAGGCTgtaatacagcccgacaggatgctctcaatggtgcatctgtaacagtttgtgagggttttgggtgacaagacaaatttcttcagcttcctgaggttgaagaggtgctattgcaccttcttcacgacactgtgtgtgagtgggccatttcagtttgtcggtgatgtgCACGCTAAGGAACTTAAATCTTTCCACCTTCTAcactgctgtcccttcaatgtggataggggggtgctccctttgctgaagtccacaatcatcgccTGTGTttcgttgacgttgagtgaggttgttttcctgacaccacactccgagggccctcacctcctctatataggccgtctcatcgtcgGTGGtcatcaagcccactactgttgtgtagtctgcaaatgtaatgattgagttagaggcgtgcatGTCCAGGGAGTACAGAAgtgggctgagcacacacccttgtggggccccagtgttgagggtcagcgagatgtttcctaccttcaccacctggcgGCGGCCgttcagaaagtccaggacccaattgcacagggcggggttgagaccctgttgtgactcgtctctcaaagcgcttcatgatgacagaagtgagtgcgacggggctgtagtcatttagtttagttctttgccttcttgggtacaagaacaatggtagccatcttgaagcatgtggggacaacagactgggatagggagcgattgaatatgtctgtaaacacaccagccagctggtctgcacatgctttgaggatgcagctagggatgccgtctgggccagcagccttgcgagggttaacacgtttaaatgttttactcacgttagCCACAGAGAAGACGGGGGTGCGCcgtccttgttagcgggccgcgatggtggcactgtattatcctcaaagcaggaaAAGAAGGTGTTCAGTTTGTCTGGAACCGTGACATCGGTATCAGTTCCGTGGCTAGATTTCTTTTAGTCCGCGATTTCCTGTAGAACCTGCCACATtagtcttgtgtctgagccgttgaattgcgactccaccttgtccctgtactggcatttcgcttgtttgattgcctcgcggagggaatagctacactgtttatattcagacatattcccagacctctttccatggttaaatgcggtggaacATTTCtgtccgcatgatcaaaacatTCTTGAAGTGTGgcttccgattggtcggaccagcattgaatggttctcgtcactggtacatctggtttgagtttctgcctataagacagAAGGAGCAAGATGACGTCGTCGGATTTGCCGacgggagggtgggggagggctttgtatgcatcacggaagttagagtagcagtggtcaagGGTATTGCGCATGCGCTTtgcacaatcaatatgctgatagaatttaggtagccttgttcttaaatttgctttgttaaaatccccagctacaataaatgcagcctcaggatgtatggtttccagtttccatatagtgaagttccttgatggctgtcttggtgtctgcttgagtgGGAATGTACACAGatgtgactataactgacgagaattctcttggtaggtaaaatgGCCGGCACTTGATTGGAAGGAATTCTAGattgggtgagcagaaggacttgagttcctgtatgttgttatgattacaccatgagtcgttaatcataaagcatacacccCGCCCTTCCTTTTCCCAGAGaagtgtttatctctgtcggcacgatgcatggagaagcccgatGGCTGAACTGATTCTGACAACATATCAAGAGAGAGCCAtatttccgtgaaacagagaatgttagtctctgatgtctctctggaaggcaaccgttgctcgaatttcatctaccttgttgtcaagagaccgGACATTGGCGAGTACTATACTCGAGAGCGGTGTGCACGTCTGCGAAGCCTGGCCAGGTGGCCGCTTCGTCTGCGGCGTCGTTGTTTTGGATCGCCTACTGGAATTAGCGCCATTGTCCTGGCTGGTGGTCCGATCAGAGGATCTGCGTCGGGAAAGtcctattcctggtcgtaatgttggtaaattgacgttgctcttatatccaatagtgcttcccggctgtatgtaataaaacttcAGATTTCCtggaaaatatattaaaaatggcacatacagcagtagatatattacagTGAGCTATGTCAAGCATCCAGTATATAAATATTAGTATAAACTGTCAATACAGTATTTAAATACAGCAAAAGGCAAAATTGATCAAATGCAGGAAATGAGCTTCCAGACTAGAgcccggaatataaatatatgtgaatggtgtgtacagccagtatggacagtatataaatataaaaGGTGTGTaaagcagtagttatataggatgatcatgagccatgactagaatacagagtATACACAAagtgagtaaaacagtatgtaaacattaaagtgaccagtgttcaatggcTATGTACATATGGCAGTAGTACTAGTACTGCTAGTCTACGTACTGTTCCAACTAACAGGTCTCCCATGCAATTAAATAGTCCATATCATGGTACTGATCACTTCCGTTTGAGTTGTCAAACACATGCACAAGAATGTACCAGCTACAAAAAAGGAAACGCATAGCTAGAGAGCTATTTACCATCTTCAAAAGGTGTTCCCTCTGGGCtggggaagagagaaaacagttcACTTTAGATAACTAATGTTAGTTTGATAACTTTAATATGCTAGGGACAAGAGGTTCAATGTTCATTTCTTGAAAATTAACAGATAATTCATAATACCCTACTTTGGATACATGTTACGACATGTCATTGATTTTGCGGGTAACGTTAATCATCTATTTCtagctatctaacgttagctactaCTTTTATAGTCCAGTCACTTACCCAAAAATTACGGCATTCCATACCATGATATTGTTTTCCGACGGGGCTCCACTAACTCCTGCAGGAGGGTCCTCTTGAAGCCTGAGAAATAATATTATTTTCGATGCTTAATTAGTAAACGTTAGTAGTTCGCAAGCTAGCTAATTAAAATAGGCTAAAGTTAACAGTAGTAGCCAGACCAGTTAACTACAACTTCCAAATATTCAGCTGTAATGTTATCTTTACGTTAACAATCCATGTGTTAGTAACTTATTTATCACGTAGATAGTAACTTATGCTATCCAGTAACTGTTAAGATGTTTGATAACATttcgcaaaaaaaaaagaaattcagCTAGCTAGCAAGTCAGACAAACGCTTCACCTAGACATCCAAGCGAGCTAGCAAGCTGCTCCTCACACATACCGCTTAAAATCTCTCATTAAACGTCGTCTTGCTGGAGTTGACATCTTATTCAGTTGAACTAAAACGTACGCATATGGTTGCAAGTCACACGTTTTGAAACAAACGATTTTCACAGTAATGATTATATTTCCCACGAGTCTTTCTCCCCCTCAGACAGGAGCTGGCTAGGCTAGCCACTACCAACTTTACCACTCACAAGGAAAAGAGGGGTGAGTATTGGTAtggttcttttttttctttatttgtttcttcttcttcttcttcttcttcaagaTTTGTATGGCGGATCGGATCCAACTTTTAGGTGCAaacaccgccacctactgtactggtgtgGGAGGTAATTCACGGATTACCTACATTACATTCTTGATACGGTGATACAAATTGGGAAAAAGGAAAATTGccagtgttggaaaaagtacccacttctcatacttgagtaaaagtaaatataccttgatagaaaattactcaagtaaaagtgaaagtcatccagtaaaatactacttgagtaaaagtatttggtttaaaatatagttaatgtcatggttccacctgtcaccagagggcggCAGAGACCATCCTAGAGACGGTTGTCCTTTGCAAAAGCTTGAATTGTT
This genomic stretch from Oncorhynchus tshawytscha isolate Ot180627B linkage group LG21, Otsh_v2.0, whole genome shotgun sequence harbors:
- the LOC112244912 gene encoding ubiquitin-conjugating enzyme E2 A isoform X2, translated to MSRLQEDPPAGVSGAPSENNIMVWNAVIFGPEGTPFEDGTFKLTIEFTEEYPNKPPTVRFVSKMFHPNVYADGSICLDILQNRWSPTYDVSSILTSIQSLLDEPNPNSPANSQAAQLYQENKREYEKRVSAIVEQSWRDC
- the LOC112244912 gene encoding ubiquitin-conjugating enzyme E2 A isoform X1 — translated: MSTPARRRLMRDFKRLQEDPPAGVSGAPSENNIMVWNAVIFGPEGTPFEDGTFKLTIEFTEEYPNKPPTVRFVSKMFHPNVYADGSICLDILQNRWSPTYDVSSILTSIQSLLDEPNPNSPANSQAAQLYQENKREYEKRVSAIVEQSWRDC